In one window of Paracoccus saliphilus DNA:
- a CDS encoding TRAP transporter small permease subunit, translating into MIVKLHDALVRANRLIALILGIILVLTVLFIITDVVMRKSGWESLGGSDEISGYVMAAVASWGLACGLVERAHVRIDVIRQKLPRPGQALMDIFAMIVTSGIVLLIAWYCWPVLQKTIERGSRANTALETPLWIPQGIWFGGWLWFALSATALTVIGLVYFLRGQRDAFDASMGVGSELDK; encoded by the coding sequence ATGATCGTGAAGCTGCATGACGCGCTTGTGCGCGCCAACCGCCTGATCGCCCTGATCCTCGGTATCATCTTGGTGCTTACGGTTCTGTTCATCATTACCGACGTTGTGATGCGCAAGTCCGGATGGGAATCACTTGGAGGCTCGGACGAGATCTCGGGCTATGTCATGGCGGCGGTCGCCAGTTGGGGCCTTGCCTGCGGGCTGGTCGAGCGCGCCCATGTCCGCATCGACGTGATCCGGCAGAAACTGCCGAGGCCGGGGCAGGCATTGATGGATATCTTCGCGATGATCGTGACCTCTGGGATCGTGCTGCTGATCGCCTGGTATTGCTGGCCGGTGCTGCAAAAGACGATCGAGCGGGGATCGCGTGCGAATACGGCGCTGGAAACGCCATTGTGGATACCGCAGGGGATCTGGTTTGGCGGGTGGCTGTGGTTTGCCCTTAGCGCGACCGCACTGACAGTGATCGGTCTGGTTTATTTCCTTCGTGGTCAACGTGATGCCTTTGACGCTTCAATGGGTGTCGGATCGGAGTTGGACAAATGA
- a CDS encoding TRAP transporter large permease → MIWTIAASLLGLMALSIPVGIVLFILGVGVGELYSAFPLLRGLGQVVWSSSASSTLIAIPLFVLLGELLVRGGVAERTYAALDKWLSWLPGGLIHANIATATMFSATSGSSVATAATVATVAMPQAEKLRYDPRLFSGAIAAGGTLGILIPPSINLIVYGFLTETSIPKLFSAGLLPGLLMALAFVAVTAVICSIRPALGGASRSFGWGERLRSLIQLVPILILFTVVIGSIYAGWATPTESAAIGVMMAALIAVFLGDGLGRSAIAEAMHGTVRISAMIMLVVAGASFLNFAMTSAGLGRQLSQMIEGSGLSPFGTLMLVIVLYLVLGFFIETLSLMVATIPIVVPIMAGLGYDKIWLGVLMIVLIEMALITPPVGLNLFVVQGARKSGSMNEVIMGAIPYVLVMIAMIAALIAIPGLALWLPSIL, encoded by the coding sequence ATGATCTGGACCATTGCGGCATCTCTTCTTGGCCTGATGGCCTTGTCGATCCCGGTCGGCATCGTGCTGTTCATTCTGGGGGTCGGTGTTGGCGAACTCTATTCGGCCTTTCCCCTGCTTCGTGGTCTGGGTCAGGTGGTTTGGTCTTCATCGGCGTCTTCGACACTGATCGCCATCCCGCTATTCGTCCTTTTGGGTGAGCTCCTAGTTCGAGGCGGCGTGGCCGAGCGAACCTATGCCGCGCTGGACAAGTGGCTGTCGTGGCTGCCCGGTGGCCTGATCCATGCCAATATCGCCACCGCGACGATGTTTTCCGCCACGTCGGGCTCGTCGGTGGCGACCGCTGCCACGGTGGCCACCGTCGCCATGCCGCAAGCTGAAAAGCTGCGTTACGATCCGCGCCTGTTTTCCGGTGCGATCGCGGCAGGAGGTACGCTCGGCATCCTGATTCCGCCCTCGATCAACCTGATCGTCTATGGTTTCCTGACCGAAACCTCGATCCCGAAATTGTTTTCGGCCGGGCTGTTGCCTGGTTTGCTGATGGCGCTGGCTTTCGTCGCGGTGACGGCGGTGATCTGCAGTATCCGTCCCGCCCTTGGCGGTGCCTCGCGCAGCTTCGGTTGGGGCGAAAGGCTGCGCAGCCTGATTCAGCTCGTGCCGATCCTCATCCTTTTCACGGTTGTCATCGGCTCGATCTATGCGGGCTGGGCAACGCCCACGGAATCCGCAGCCATCGGTGTGATGATGGCGGCACTGATTGCAGTGTTTCTGGGTGACGGCCTTGGGCGTAGCGCCATCGCGGAGGCAATGCATGGCACGGTCCGCATCTCGGCAATGATCATGCTGGTCGTCGCGGGCGCTTCATTTCTGAATTTCGCCATGACATCGGCCGGTCTTGGTCGTCAACTGAGCCAGATGATCGAAGGCTCGGGCCTGTCACCTTTCGGAACGTTGATGCTGGTGATCGTTTTGTATCTGGTACTGGGCTTCTTCATCGAGACGCTCTCGCTGATGGTCGCGACCATTCCCATCGTTGTGCCGATCATGGCCGGCTTGGGCTATGACAAGATCTGGCTTGGTGTGCTGATGATCGTGCTGATCGAGATGGCCCTCATTACTCCGCCGGTCGGGCTCAACCTGTTCGTGGTGCAAGGTGCGCGCAAATCGGGCTCCATGAACGAGGTGATCATGGGTGCCATTCCATATGTTCTGGTCATGATCGCGATGATCGCGGCCCTCATTGCAATACCCGGCCTCGCCCTTTGGCTCCCTTCGATCCTGTGA